The following are from one region of the Nostoc cf. commune SO-36 genome:
- a CDS encoding peptidoglycan-binding domain-containing protein, producing MKLQDFLGKEEKWAFDAIAEDIDLARQIQILLIGLGLLEPPADGKFGPVTVIALKKFQELTKTEENGFLGAVTAKKLIETKIDDLPKPPLKLGNDIASKIVKYMLSKDYQVFTNPKEYNIVYIEGINADWNLNSDTPNEFNDRRIVIEVVNGVPKIVDHWEATTEPGKYYTYNPMNPKGAARIQFGQYKAWAVGTHGTAEPHEALVQVGDITVCRDFNKDFKRTGDKLDTGDNFYVNQHYGFDFPRNDIRLASAGCLVGRTREGHREFMAIIKQDRRYVANRKYTFYTTVIPGDDLLKTFPK from the coding sequence ATGAAACTACAAGATTTTTTGGGAAAAGAGGAAAAATGGGCATTCGATGCGATCGCTGAGGATATAGACTTAGCTCGTCAGATTCAGATACTGTTAATCGGCTTAGGTTTGCTAGAACCTCCAGCCGATGGTAAGTTTGGGCCTGTTACTGTCATAGCTCTGAAAAAATTTCAAGAATTAACAAAGACTGAAGAGAATGGTTTTTTAGGAGCAGTCACAGCCAAGAAACTAATTGAAACCAAAATAGACGATCTTCCTAAACCTCCCTTAAAACTTGGTAATGACATTGCCAGTAAGATTGTGAAATACATGCTATCTAAAGATTATCAGGTATTCACCAATCCAAAAGAATATAATATTGTTTATATAGAGGGTATAAATGCAGACTGGAATCTCAACAGTGATACACCCAATGAATTTAATGATCGGCGGATTGTTATTGAAGTAGTAAATGGTGTTCCCAAAATCGTAGATCACTGGGAAGCTACTACAGAACCAGGGAAATACTACACGTATAATCCGATGAATCCCAAAGGAGCAGCCAGGATTCAGTTTGGACAATACAAAGCTTGGGCTGTCGGTACCCACGGTACAGCAGAGCCTCATGAAGCATTAGTGCAAGTTGGAGATATAACTGTTTGCAGAGATTTCAACAAAGATTTTAAACGGACTGGCGACAAACTCGATACAGGTGATAATTTTTATGTAAATCAACACTACGGCTTTGATTTTCCCCGAAATGATATTCGCCTTGCTAGTGCAGGTTGTTTGGTAGGACGTACTCGTGAGGGACATAGAGAGTTTATGGCGATTATTAAACAAGACCGCCGTTATGTCGCTAATCGCAAATATACTTTTTACACTACCGTAATTCCTGGGGATGATTTACTGAAAACGTTTCCAAAATGA
- a CDS encoding sucrose synthase, giving the protein MSELLQAVLDSEEKSDLRSFLSELRQQEKKYLLRNDILNVYSEYCSKSQRPEEFYTSSELGKLIYCTQEIIQEDSNFCFIIRSKIASQEVYWLTSDLSIEPMTVQDLLDLRDRLVNKYHPNEGDLLELDFGPFYDYTPIIRDPKNIGKGVQFLNRYLSSKIFQDSKQLLDSLLNFLRLHHYNGVQLLLNDRIQSQQQLSEQVKKAISFVNTRPEDEPYEQFRFQLQSMGFEPGWGNTAGRVRETLNILDELIDSADPQTLEAFISRVPMIFRIVLVSAHGWFGQEGVLGRPDTGGQVVYVLDQAKSLEKQLQEDVLLAGLEKLNVEPKVIILTRLIPNSDGTLCNQRLEKVHGTENAWILRVPLREFNPNMTQNWISRFEFWPYLESFAIDSERELRAEFHGTPDLIVGNYTDGNLIAFLLARRLKVTQCNVAHALEKSKYLFSNLYWQELEEKYHFSLQFTADLIAMNAANFVVSSTYQEIVGTPDSVGQYESYKCFTMPELYHVTNGIELFSPKFNVVPPGVNENNYFPYTRTKDRVESDRQRLAETLFTLEDPAQIFGKLDDPNKRPLFSMARLDHIKNLTGLAECYGQSKELQEHCNLILVAGKLRVEESGDNEERDEIIKLYQIIEQYNLHGKIRWLGVRLTKTDSGEIYRVIADHQGIFVQPALFEAFGLTILESMVSGLPTFATQFGGPLEIIQDKVNGFLINPTNLDETATKIVEFITKCEQNPNYWNEISERGIDRVYSTYTWKIHTSKLLSLARIYGFWNFTSKENREDLLRYLEALFYLIYKPRAQQLLEQHKHR; this is encoded by the coding sequence ATGTCTGAATTGCTTCAAGCAGTCTTAGATAGTGAAGAAAAAAGTGATTTGCGTTCCTTTCTGAGTGAATTACGCCAACAAGAAAAGAAGTATTTGCTACGGAATGACATACTGAATGTATATAGTGAGTATTGCTCAAAGTCCCAGAGACCAGAGGAATTTTACACTTCCTCTGAGCTAGGTAAACTGATTTACTGTACTCAAGAAATTATTCAGGAGGACTCAAACTTCTGTTTCATCATCCGTTCTAAGATTGCCAGCCAAGAAGTTTATTGGTTGACATCAGACTTGAGCATTGAACCGATGACGGTGCAGGATCTGTTGGATTTGCGCGATCGCTTGGTGAACAAATATCATCCCAACGAGGGCGACCTGCTAGAATTGGACTTCGGCCCGTTTTATGACTACACTCCAATCATCCGCGACCCCAAAAATATTGGTAAGGGAGTACAATTTCTCAACCGCTATCTATCCAGCAAAATATTTCAAGATTCCAAACAATTGCTGGACAGCTTATTGAATTTTCTGCGCCTGCACCACTACAACGGTGTACAACTGCTGCTTAACGATCGCATTCAATCACAGCAGCAACTTTCCGAGCAAGTTAAGAAAGCTATTAGTTTTGTTAATACTCGTCCCGAAGATGAACCCTACGAACAATTCCGATTCCAATTGCAGTCAATGGGTTTTGAACCGGGTTGGGGTAACACCGCAGGGCGAGTGCGAGAAACTTTAAATATTCTCGATGAATTGATTGATTCTGCCGATCCTCAGACCTTAGAAGCCTTCATTTCTCGTGTCCCGATGATTTTTAGAATCGTCTTGGTGTCAGCTCACGGTTGGTTTGGGCAAGAGGGAGTGTTAGGGCGTCCCGATACCGGTGGTCAGGTAGTTTACGTCCTTGACCAAGCAAAGAGCCTAGAGAAGCAGCTACAAGAAGATGTCTTGCTTGCGGGTTTAGAGAAATTGAATGTCGAGCCAAAGGTAATTATTCTCACCCGCTTGATTCCTAATAGTGATGGCACTCTTTGTAATCAACGGCTAGAAAAAGTCCACGGTACCGAAAATGCCTGGATTTTGCGAGTACCTTTACGGGAATTTAATCCTAACATGACTCAAAACTGGATTTCCCGGTTTGAGTTTTGGCCTTATCTCGAAAGTTTCGCCATTGATTCTGAAAGAGAACTACGGGCAGAATTTCACGGCACACCAGACTTAATAGTTGGCAACTATACTGATGGGAATTTAATCGCATTCTTGCTGGCGCGACGCTTAAAAGTTACCCAATGCAATGTTGCCCATGCTTTGGAAAAATCTAAATACTTGTTCAGTAACCTTTACTGGCAAGAATTAGAGGAGAAATATCATTTTTCATTGCAATTCACTGCTGACTTGATTGCAATGAATGCTGCCAATTTTGTTGTCAGCAGCACCTACCAAGAAATTGTCGGAACACCGGATAGTGTGGGACAGTACGAGTCTTATAAATGCTTCACCATGCCGGAGTTGTACCATGTTACCAATGGCATTGAATTATTTAGTCCCAAATTTAACGTCGTACCGCCTGGAGTAAACGAAAATAATTACTTCCCCTACACCCGAACTAAAGACAGAGTAGAGAGCGATCGCCAACGCCTTGCAGAAACACTCTTTACTTTGGAAGACCCCGCGCAAATCTTTGGCAAACTCGACGATCCTAACAAGCGCCCTCTCTTCTCAATGGCACGTCTTGACCACATCAAAAACCTCACAGGTTTAGCTGAATGTTATGGTCAAAGTAAAGAGTTACAAGAGCATTGCAATTTAATTTTGGTGGCGGGGAAATTGCGTGTCGAAGAATCAGGCGACAATGAAGAACGTGATGAAATTATCAAACTCTACCAAATAATTGAGCAGTACAATCTTCACGGCAAGATTCGTTGGCTAGGTGTGCGCCTGACTAAAACCGATTCTGGTGAAATTTACCGAGTCATTGCCGATCATCAAGGAATTTTTGTACAACCAGCTTTATTTGAAGCTTTTGGTTTGACAATTTTAGAGTCGATGGTTTCAGGATTACCGACTTTTGCCACACAGTTTGGTGGGCCACTGGAGATTATTCAAGATAAGGTTAATGGCTTTTTGATTAACCCAACAAATTTAGACGAGACAGCCACGAAAATTGTGGAGTTTATCACCAAATGCGAACAGAATCCTAACTATTGGAATGAAATTTCCGAGCGAGGAATTGACCGAGTTTACAGCACCTATACTTGGAAAATTCACACTAGCAAGCTGTTATCTTTAGCACGGATTTATGGCTTCTGGAACTTTACCTCGAAGGAGAATCGAGAAGATTTATTGCGTTATCTTGAGGCTTTGTTCTATTTAATTTACAAGCCAAGAGCGCAACAGCTATTAGAGCAGCATAAGCACCGTTAG
- a CDS encoding acylphosphatase: MQNSTPLSNIIRARVLISGRVQGVGYRYATVDTARQLGLTGWVRNLPESRVEAVFEGAREVVDDMVRWCYSGPPDAVVKDVVVEYEVPEGLRGFEVKRVD, translated from the coding sequence ATGCAGAATTCCACACCATTATCAAACATCATCCGCGCCCGTGTATTAATTTCTGGTCGAGTCCAAGGTGTGGGCTACCGCTACGCCACTGTGGATACAGCTAGACAGTTAGGATTAACTGGTTGGGTGCGGAATCTCCCCGAAAGTCGAGTAGAGGCAGTTTTTGAAGGGGCGCGAGAGGTTGTAGATGACATGGTTCGCTGGTGTTACTCTGGGCCACCTGATGCTGTGGTTAAAGATGTTGTGGTTGAATATGAAGTACCAGAAGGCTTACGGGGATTTGAAGTTAAACGGGTTGACTAA
- a CDS encoding peptidoglycan-binding domain-containing protein, whose translation MNEIGLMMTGVLTIRQGSGVNLPQQQLFQMENDENQSKQSQLEITAQVTPPEFMQTDGIYQAYPSAIAIEKEHILKKISKKNQSLVSSNLDQPKKYSPSKGKVRVKATGKLQKFSNQTPLPTLYFGGSGVAVRILQRLLVSNGYAVRVDGVFGALTETAVKAFQNQQNLGADGIVGQLTWRALTI comes from the coding sequence ATGAATGAAATTGGCCTGATGATGACGGGCGTGTTAACAATCAGACAAGGCTCTGGGGTCAATTTGCCACAGCAGCAATTATTTCAGATGGAAAATGACGAAAACCAGTCAAAACAGAGTCAGTTAGAGATAACTGCTCAAGTTACACCACCTGAATTTATGCAGACAGATGGAATTTATCAAGCTTATCCCTCAGCGATCGCAATAGAGAAAGAACATATACTCAAAAAAATCAGTAAAAAAAATCAGTCCCTAGTTTCTTCTAACTTAGATCAGCCTAAAAAGTATTCTCCATCTAAAGGCAAAGTCCGTGTAAAGGCTACAGGAAAGTTGCAGAAGTTTAGTAACCAAACACCTTTGCCGACTCTTTATTTCGGCGGCTCTGGTGTTGCTGTCAGGATCTTACAACGGTTGTTAGTGTCTAATGGTTATGCCGTTAGAGTAGATGGCGTTTTTGGCGCTTTGACAGAGACTGCTGTCAAAGCCTTTCAAAATCAGCAGAATTTAGGTGCAGATGGAATAGTTGGTCAACTAACCTGGCGGGCGTTGACAATTTAG
- a CDS encoding ROK family protein, translating into MVEENGSIRTLSVDIGGSGVKAMVLDITGNPVTERARLDTPQPATPEVVINAIVVLAAAQGEFHRVSVGFPGVVRCGVTETAVNLHPDWIGFDLETALLKQLNKPVRVINDADMQGFGAIAGKGVELVITLGTGFGSALFVDGKLVPNMEMGHHPFRKGETFEQQLRRAELEKIGDKRWNKRLEKAIASLQHLFNYDYLYIGGGEAVKVNLQLPLNVKLIPNITGLLGGIALWREEKR; encoded by the coding sequence ATGGTTGAAGAAAATGGATCGATTCGCACCCTATCAGTTGATATTGGCGGTAGTGGCGTTAAGGCTATGGTTTTAGATATTACGGGTAATCCTGTAACTGAAAGAGCGCGTTTAGATACACCTCAACCGGCTACACCAGAGGTTGTAATAAATGCAATTGTTGTGTTAGCTGCGGCTCAAGGTGAATTTCATCGCGTTTCGGTAGGCTTTCCCGGCGTAGTGCGGTGTGGGGTCACAGAAACAGCAGTAAACTTACATCCAGATTGGATCGGATTTGATTTGGAAACAGCATTATTAAAACAATTAAATAAGCCTGTACGGGTGATTAATGATGCAGATATGCAGGGGTTTGGAGCGATCGCAGGTAAAGGTGTAGAATTGGTGATTACTCTGGGTACGGGGTTTGGTTCGGCTTTGTTTGTGGATGGTAAGCTAGTGCCAAATATGGAAATGGGGCATCATCCGTTTCGCAAAGGAGAAACTTTTGAGCAGCAGTTACGGCGTGCAGAGTTAGAAAAAATTGGTGACAAAAGATGGAATAAGCGTTTAGAAAAAGCGATCGCATCTTTGCAACATCTTTTCAATTATGATTACCTTTACATTGGCGGTGGCGAAGCGGTGAAAGTGAATTTACAGTTACCGTTAAATGTAAAACTCATTCCCAATATCACTGGTTTATTAGGCGGTATTGCTTTATGGCGAGAGGAAAAAAGGTAA
- a CDS encoding 3-deoxy-7-phosphoheptulonate synthase, with protein MPNQLFNSNIDNANIENDRILLTPNEVKSKLPLTKLAEQRVLAYRQEIENILNFQDRRKFIVVGPCSIHDPKAALEYSERLKILAERVQDNLLLIMRVYFEKPRTTVGWKGLINDPDMDDSFHVENGLLIARDLLLKITELGLPAGTEALDPIIPQYISELITWSAIGARTTESQTHREMASGLSMPVGFKNGTDGNIQVALNALQSARNPHNFLGINQNGQVSVFQTKGNAYGHVILRGGSQPNFDPANVKLVEEKLKQADLPPRIVIDCSHGNTNKDYKLQGAVLENIIQQIVDGNTSIVGMMLESHLFEGGQPITGKQEDLKYGISVTDKCISWEETEKIILAAHEKLK; from the coding sequence ATGCCTAACCAATTATTTAATAGTAATATCGACAACGCTAACATTGAGAACGATCGCATTTTATTAACTCCCAATGAAGTCAAATCAAAATTACCTTTAACAAAATTAGCCGAGCAAAGAGTTTTAGCATATAGGCAGGAAATAGAAAATATCCTGAATTTTCAGGATCGCAGAAAATTTATAGTAGTTGGGCCATGCTCAATCCACGACCCAAAAGCAGCACTCGAATATTCTGAACGGTTGAAAATATTGGCTGAACGAGTCCAGGATAACCTGCTGCTAATTATGCGAGTGTACTTTGAAAAACCAAGAACAACCGTAGGCTGGAAAGGGCTAATTAATGATCCAGATATGGATGATTCTTTCCATGTAGAGAATGGTTTATTAATTGCACGGGATTTATTATTAAAAATTACAGAGTTGGGATTACCTGCTGGTACAGAGGCACTAGATCCAATCATACCTCAATACATTAGTGAACTAATTACGTGGTCTGCTATTGGGGCACGCACGACCGAATCACAAACTCACCGCGAAATGGCAAGTGGGCTTTCGATGCCTGTAGGTTTTAAAAATGGTACTGATGGCAATATTCAAGTAGCTTTGAATGCCCTACAATCAGCTAGAAACCCGCATAATTTCCTGGGAATTAATCAAAACGGACAGGTCAGCGTCTTTCAAACTAAAGGTAATGCTTACGGTCACGTAATTTTAAGGGGCGGTAGTCAGCCTAACTTTGATCCAGCAAATGTGAAACTGGTAGAAGAAAAATTAAAACAGGCAGATTTACCACCAAGAATTGTTATTGACTGTAGCCACGGCAATACTAATAAAGATTATAAATTACAAGGTGCTGTCTTAGAAAACATTATTCAGCAAATAGTAGATGGTAATACATCAATAGTTGGCATGATGCTGGAATCGCATTTGTTTGAAGGTGGTCAACCAATTACTGGTAAACAAGAAGATTTAAAATATGGTATTTCTGTAACTGATAAATGTATTAGCTGGGAAGAAACTGAAAAAATTATTTTGGCTGCTCACGAAAAACTTAAATAA
- a CDS encoding 2TM domain-containing protein, which yields MTAFEPQSIRSYSQEDVQQILHLAIARQADDKDKEFSYEQILEIAAELEIAPESLKLAERDWLVQQGQVQQRKAFDSYRIRKFQKRLGNYTIFNGFFILLDLITGGGISWSLYILLFCGLPLGFDGWNTFQMKGEEYEMAFQKWSRNHQIKKTISTVLNKWFKALQA from the coding sequence ATGACGGCGTTTGAACCTCAAAGCATCCGCTCGTATAGCCAAGAAGATGTCCAACAAATTCTCCACTTAGCGATCGCACGCCAAGCTGATGACAAAGACAAAGAATTTTCTTATGAGCAAATATTAGAAATTGCTGCTGAGTTAGAAATTGCACCTGAGTCTTTAAAATTAGCAGAACGCGATTGGTTAGTACAACAAGGTCAAGTCCAACAGCGAAAAGCTTTTGATTCCTACCGCATTAGAAAATTTCAGAAGCGTCTAGGGAATTATACAATTTTTAATGGCTTTTTTATACTGCTTGATTTAATCACTGGTGGCGGAATTTCTTGGTCGCTCTATATTTTACTATTCTGCGGATTGCCACTAGGGTTTGATGGCTGGAATACCTTTCAAATGAAAGGCGAAGAGTATGAAATGGCATTCCAGAAATGGAGCCGTAACCATCAAATTAAGAAAACCATCAGTACAGTTTTGAATAAGTGGTTTAAAGCGTTACAGGCTTAG
- a CDS encoding DUF1823 family protein: MSNLPPLNTETIWAILEEKVDDATVNQLLWHYLGYRYDSSTALWDTSQVAPEWQNEYPQPPDFIESRAATVKLTRSIPVENKQMLKQKLGFKGYKIGEFGPRQTRRATAANWLLSYLQQTNTNFV; the protein is encoded by the coding sequence ATGTCTAACCTACCACCACTTAATACAGAAACAATTTGGGCAATTCTTGAAGAAAAAGTTGATGATGCCACAGTTAACCAGTTGCTATGGCATTATTTAGGCTATCGCTATGATTCCTCAACTGCACTATGGGACACAAGTCAAGTTGCACCAGAATGGCAAAATGAGTACCCACAACCACCAGATTTTATTGAATCTCGCGCCGCAACAGTTAAGTTGACTCGTTCCATTCCCGTTGAAAATAAACAAATGCTAAAACAAAAACTGGGCTTCAAAGGTTACAAAATTGGTGAATTTGGGCCTCGCCAAACTCGTAGGGCAACGGCAGCGAATTGGCTATTAAGTTATTTGCAACAAACTAATACAAATTTTGTGTAA
- a CDS encoding creatininase family protein yields the protein MHSFIPPERFFPYLTWTDIQSMPDKENVVIIQPVGAIEQHGPHLPLIVDAAIGVGVLGKAMEKLDASIPAYALPNLYYGKSNEHWHFPGTITLSTATLTTIIMEVGESIYRAGFRKLVLMNSHGGQPQVMQMAARDLHVKYDDFLVFPLFTWRVPNITKDLLTPKEAALGMHAGDAETSIMLSILPEQVKLEKAVAEYPPEQSESSLLSWEGKLPVAWVTRDISKTGVIGDPTTATKEKGDRILESVANGWVQVIQDIYTYRQAKVEKD from the coding sequence ATGCACAGTTTCATTCCACCAGAACGCTTTTTTCCCTATCTCACCTGGACAGATATCCAATCAATGCCAGATAAGGAAAATGTGGTAATCATCCAGCCAGTAGGGGCAATTGAACAACATGGGCCTCATCTACCGTTGATTGTAGATGCTGCGATCGGTGTGGGGGTGCTGGGAAAAGCAATGGAAAAGCTGGATGCCAGTATTCCCGCTTATGCTTTACCAAACCTTTATTATGGCAAATCTAACGAACACTGGCACTTTCCCGGCACGATTACTCTAAGCACGGCAACTCTGACGACAATCATTATGGAAGTGGGAGAAAGTATTTACCGTGCTGGGTTTAGAAAACTGGTATTAATGAACTCCCACGGCGGACAACCCCAAGTTATGCAAATGGCGGCGCGGGATTTGCATGTTAAATATGATGACTTTTTGGTATTCCCGTTGTTTACTTGGCGCGTGCCTAATATTACTAAAGATTTATTGACTCCGAAAGAAGCAGCGTTAGGAATGCACGCTGGAGATGCTGAAACTAGCATTATGTTATCAATTTTACCAGAACAAGTGAAGTTAGAAAAGGCTGTTGCAGAGTATCCCCCAGAACAGTCAGAAAGTAGTTTACTAAGTTGGGAGGGTAAATTACCTGTAGCTTGGGTGACACGAGATATCAGTAAAACTGGGGTGATTGGCGACCCCACAACCGCAACGAAAGAAAAAGGCGATCGCATCCTCGAATCTGTCGCTAACGGTTGGGTACAAGTTATTCAAGATATTTATACCTATCGACAAGCAAAAGTGGAGAAGGATTAA